One window of the Amia ocellicauda isolate fAmiCal2 chromosome 18, fAmiCal2.hap1, whole genome shotgun sequence genome contains the following:
- the angptl7 gene encoding angiopoietin-related protein 7, whose translation MLGSVMLRLVMLGVMLVLALPGETGAQAMKKQQRRMTPPRPNPKQGCCDEVKLLKVKVANLTSMLAELTKKQETDWLNMMVQMMELENSNRQHEGRIVGAEGKYSEINNRLDIMQLQAAQSVTQTSADAIYDCASLYSRNYKISGVYKMPADEFLGTPELEVYCDMESNGGGWTVIQRRKVGLTSFNRDWKQYKDGFGNIRGDFWLGNANIFRLTRQPSILRIELEDWEGATRYAEYSHFSLSNEVNSYKLFIANYSGNAGQDSLRYHNNTNFSTKDKDNDKCVDNCADRRKGGYWYNCCTDSNLNGVFYRYGEHTKNSDGITWYGWHGSNYSLKRVEMKIRPQNFQS comes from the exons ATGCTGGGGAGCGTGATGTTAAGGCTGGTGATGCTGGGAGTGATGCTGGTGCTGGCGCTGCCGGGGGAGACTGGTGCACAGGCAATGAAGAAGCAGCAGCGCAGGATGACCCCCCCCCGGCCCAACCCCAAGCAGGGGTGCTGCGACGAAGTCAAGCTGCTCAAGGTGAAGGTGGCCAACCTGACCAGCATGCTGGCTGAGCTCACCAAGAAGCAGGAGACCGACTGGCTCAACATGATGGTGCAGATGATGGAGCTGGAGAACAGCAACCGGCAGCACGAGGGCCGCATTGTGGGAGCCGAGGGGAAGTACTCGGAGATCAACAACCGGCTGGACATCATGCAGTTGCAGGCCGCCCAGTCTGTCACTCAGACCTCTGCAG ATGCGATCTATGACTGCGCGTCTTTGTACAGCAGGAATTACAAAATCTCCGGAGTGTACAAAATGCCAGCAGATGAATTCCTGGGAACACCTGAACTTGAA GTATATTGTGACATGGAGTCGAACGGTGGGGGCTGGACAGTCATCCAGAGGCGTAAGGTGGGCCTGACCTCTTTCAACCGGGACTGGAAGCAATATAAGGATGGCTTTGGCAACATCCGAGGGGATTTCTGGCTGGGGAACGCAAACATTTTCCGTCTCACCAGGCAGCCCAGCATTCTGAGGATAGAACTGGAG GACTGGGAAGGCGCCACCCGCTACGCAGAGTACAGTCATTTTTCCCTCAGCAACGAGGTAAATAGCTACAAGCTCTTCATCGCCAACTACAGTGGCAATGCAGGCCAGGACTCCCTGCGGTACCACAACAACACCAACTTCAGCACCAAGGACAAGGACAACGACAAGTGTGTGGACAACTGCGCCGATCGACGCAAAG GTGGTTACTGGTACAACTGCTGCACTGACTCCAACCTGAACGGTGTGTTCTATCGCTATGGGGAGCACACCAAGAACAGCGATGGCATCACCTGGTACGGTTGGCATGGGTCGAACTACTCCCTGAAACGGGTGGAGATGAAGATCCGTCCTCAAAATTTCCAATCTTAG